From Vigna unguiculata cultivar IT97K-499-35 chromosome 5, ASM411807v1, whole genome shotgun sequence, the proteins below share one genomic window:
- the LOC114185133 gene encoding G-type lectin S-receptor-like serine/threonine-protein kinase At4g03230 isoform X2, which produces MRSEEVVLSFSFLFLWLSICFEICYGRDTLKVNQKITQDSEGNLFSSNATFELGFFSPGEESGEKRYLGIWYHGLEPQTVVWVANRDHPVADSSGVFRIAEDGNLVVEDASSKTHWSSKLEANSSANKTLKLLDSGNLVLIQDDSETTYLWQSFQNPTDTFLPGMKMDATLSLTSWRDSADPAPGNFTFKMTQKAEKQRFVVQYHSHIYWAPYELGTEAASQKVFDLLHNTTWNSTTYKYSNKTVFVSKPYMYNKSRLVMSYSGEIVFLKWDEKPLQWNKKWFGPEDKCDIYDYCGSFGICNRDNLRCKCLPGFSSVQGLHSDRESESQGCERKSKPCNSTNEDVWFLNLTNIKVGNSDQEIYTQTEAECQSMCINMCPEPQCQAYSFNTSTYGDRSSYSCYIWTEPLTSLVENNPRGRDLSILVKKSDIAPTAKSCEPCGTYAIPYPLSTGPNCGDPMYHNFNCNKSSGIVSFMMPGGKSYPVTWIDEATRIFSIQTGEFYAFNSIFSNQNSTDFPFTRTEFFEDTEVIITWLPPREPPCTTLIDCMNWPHSTCRTGEGASRCYCDSNYNWNKTIMSCTREPSGKMELILLATLCSLAAMTCIIAFGIVWRKKKTRKLDGASTRIQESLYESERHVKGLIGLGSLEEKDIEGIEVPFYTFASILAATDNFSDSNKLGRGGYGPVYKGTFPGGQEIAVKRLSSVSTQGLQEFKNEVILIAKLQHRNLVRLRGYCIKGDEKILLYEYMPNKSLDSFIFDRSRTILLDWPMRFEIIVGIARGMLYLHQDSRLRVIHRDLKTSNVLLDEEMNPKISDFGLAKIFGGKETEASTERVMGTYGYMAPEYALDGLFSVKSDVFSFGVVLLEILSGKRNTGFYESKQISSLLGYAWKLWSEKKLLDLMDPSLGETCNENQFFKCAVVGLLCIQDEPSDRPTMSNVLYMLDTETTSMPIPTQPTFFMNKRYSSLALSSSKPATSLQFDSSYNHGR; this is translated from the exons ATGAGAAGTGAAGAGGTTGTGTTGTCGttctcctttctttttctctggCTGTCGATATGCTTCGAAATATGTTATGGAAGAGATACTCTGAAGGTTAACCAGAAGATAACCCAGGACTCCGAAGGAAACCTTTTTTCATCAAACGCCACATTTGAGCTGGGCTTCTTCTCTCCCGGTGAGGAAAGTGGAGAGAAAAGATACCTGGGGATATGGTATCACGGCTTGGAACCACAAACAGTGGTGTGGGTTGCCAACAGAGATCATCCCGTTGCAGATTCCAGTGGAGTTTTTCGAATTGCGGAGGATGGAAATCTCGTGGTAGAAGATGCATCATCCAAAACCCACTGGTCCTCCAAACTTGAAGCTAACTCGTCCGCCAACAAAACACTGAAGCTCCTAGATTCGGGGAATCTAGTACTAATACAGGATGACTCTGAAACCACATATCTGTGGCAAAGCTTCCAAAACCCAACAGACACGTTTCTTCCCGGCATGAAAATGGATGCGACTTTGTCGTTGACTTCTTGGAGAGACTCCGCTGACCCAGCACCTGGGAACTTCACTTTCAAAATGACTCAAAAGGCTGAGAAACAACGCTTCGTTGTGCAATATCATTCACACATCTACTGGGCACCTTATGAACTTGGCACAGAAGCGGCTTCCCAGAAGGTATTTGATTTGTTGCACAACACCACCTGGAATAGTACAACGTACAAATATTCTAACAAAACAGTCTTCGTATCAAAGCCTTACATGTACAATAAGTCAAGGCTGGTAATGAGTTATAGCGGGGAGATAGTGTTTCTGAAGTGGGACGAGAAACCATTACAATGGAATAAGAAATGGTTTGGACCAGAGGACAAGTGTGACATATATGATTATTGCGGGAGCTTCGGCATATGTAACAGAGATAACCTTCGGTGCAAATGTTTGCCAGGATTCAGTTCTGTTCAAGGTTTGCATTCTGATCGAGAATCGGAGTCCCAAGGATGTGAGAGAAAATCAAAGCCGTGTAACAGTACGAACGAGGACGTGTGGTTCCTGAACTTAACCAATATAAAAGTGGGGAACTCAGACCAAGAAATTTATACTCAAACAGAAGCAGAATGTCAATCCATGTGCATCAACATGTGTCCCGAACCACAGTGCCAGGCATATTCATTTAATACTTCTACGTATGGTGACCGTAGTTCATACTCCTGCTATATCTGGACGGAGCCTTTAACTTCTCTTGTTGAGAACAACCCGCGCGGTCGTGATCTTTCTATCTTGGTTAAGAAATCAGACATAG CACCAACTGCTAAATCCTGTGAACCTTGCGGCACATATGCGATTCCTTATCCCCTGAGCACTGGGCCAAACTGCGGCGACCCCATGTACCACAACTTCAATTGCAACAAATCCTCCGGCATAGTTAGCTTCATGATGCCCGGAGGAAAATCATACCCAGTTACTTGGATTGATGAAGCTACCAGAATTTTTTCCATTCAAACAGGCGAATTCTATGCTTTTAATTCCATTTTCAGCAATCAAAATAGCACTGATTTTCCGTTTACTAGAACCGAGTTCTTTGAAGATACCGAAGTAATAATCACTTGGCTACCTCCGCGAGAACCGCCGTGTACTACGCTTATAGATTGCATGAATTGGCCACATTCGACATGCAGAACAGGGGAAGGTGCAAGTAGGTGCTATTGTGATTCAAACTATAATTGGAATAAAACAATTATGAGCTGCACCCGAG AACCATCAGGAAAAATGGAATTGATTCTTTTAGCTACTCTTTGTTCTCTGGCTGCTATGACATGCATCATAGCATTTGGCATTGtgtggagaaagaaaaaaacccGTAAACTTG ATGGAGCAAGCACCCGAATTCAGGAGAGCTTGTATGAGAGTGAAAGACACGTGAAAGGTTTGATTGGCTTAGGAAGTTTAGAAGAAAAAGACATCGAAGGCATTGAAGTGCCTTTTTACACTTTTGCAAGCATTCTCGCAGCTACCGATAATTTCTCAGATTCTAACAAGCTTGGAAGAGGAGGTTACGGACCTGTTTATAAG GGAACTTTTCCTGGAGGTCAAGAAATAGCTGTGAAGAGACTTTCAAGTGTTTCCACTCAAGGCCTGCAAGAATTCAAGAATGAGGTTATTTTGATTGCCAAACTTCAACATCGGAACCTTGTTAGACTGAGGGGCTACTGCATAAAAGGAGATGAAAAAATTTTACTCTATGAATACATGCCAAATAAGAGCTTGGACTCATTTATATTTG ACCGTAGTCGAACTATACTCTTGGATTGGCCAATGCGGTTTGAGATAATTGTAGGCATTGCACGAGGCATGCTATACCTTCATCAAGACTCTAGATTGAGAGTGATTCATAGAGACCTGAAAACCAGCAACGTTCTCCTTGACGAGGAAATGAATCCAAAGATATCAGACTTTGGTCTTGCCAAAATATTTGGAGGAAAAGAAACCGAAGCAAGTACAGAGAGAGTGATGGGAACCTA CGGATACATGGCTCCAGAGTATGCTTTGGATGGACTTTTTTCAGTGAAATCTGATGTTTTCAGCTTTGGGGTGGTTCTGTTGGAGATTCTTAGCGGAAAAAGGAACACAGGATTCTATGAGTCCAAACAAATTTCCAGCCTTTTGGGTTAT GCATGGAAGTTATGGTCAGAGAAGAAGTTACTTGATTTAATGGATCCTAGCCTTGGTGAAACATGCAACGAAAATCAATTCTTCAAGTGTGCAGTTGTTGGGCTACTATGCATACAAGATGAACCAAGTGATCGACCAACTATGTCAAATGTTTTGTACATGCTTGACACAGAGACAACAAGCATGCCAATTCCCACACAGCCAACATTTTTTATGAACAAGCGTTATTCTAGCTTAGCTTTGTCTTCTAGCAAACCAGCGACAAGTCTGCAATTTGACAGCAGTTATAATCATGGCCGATAA
- the LOC114185133 gene encoding G-type lectin S-receptor-like serine/threonine-protein kinase At4g03230 isoform X1, translated as MRSEEVVLSFSFLFLWLSICFEICYGRDTLKVNQKITQDSEGNLFSSNATFELGFFSPGEESGEKRYLGIWYHGLEPQTVVWVANRDHPVADSSGVFRIAEDGNLVVEDASSKTHWSSKLEANSSANKTLKLLDSGNLVLIQDDSETTYLWQSFQNPTDTFLPGMKMDATLSLTSWRDSADPAPGNFTFKMTQKAEKQRFVVQYHSHIYWAPYELGTEAASQKVFDLLHNTTWNSTTYKYSNKTVFVSKPYMYNKSRLVMSYSGEIVFLKWDEKPLQWNKKWFGPEDKCDIYDYCGSFGICNRDNLRCKCLPGFSSVQGLHSDRESESQGCERKSKPCNSTNEDVWFLNLTNIKVGNSDQEIYTQTEAECQSMCINMCPEPQCQAYSFNTSTYGDRSSYSCYIWTEPLTSLVENNPRGRDLSILVKKSDIAPTAKSCEPCGTYAIPYPLSTGPNCGDPMYHNFNCNKSSGIVSFMMPGGKSYPVTWIDEATRIFSIQTGEFYAFNSIFSNQNSTDFPFTRTEFFEDTEVIITWLPPREPPCTTLIDCMNWPHSTCRTGEGASRCYCDSNYNWNKTIMSCTREEPSGKMELILLATLCSLAAMTCIIAFGIVWRKKKTRKLDGASTRIQESLYESERHVKGLIGLGSLEEKDIEGIEVPFYTFASILAATDNFSDSNKLGRGGYGPVYKGTFPGGQEIAVKRLSSVSTQGLQEFKNEVILIAKLQHRNLVRLRGYCIKGDEKILLYEYMPNKSLDSFIFDRSRTILLDWPMRFEIIVGIARGMLYLHQDSRLRVIHRDLKTSNVLLDEEMNPKISDFGLAKIFGGKETEASTERVMGTYGYMAPEYALDGLFSVKSDVFSFGVVLLEILSGKRNTGFYESKQISSLLGYAWKLWSEKKLLDLMDPSLGETCNENQFFKCAVVGLLCIQDEPSDRPTMSNVLYMLDTETTSMPIPTQPTFFMNKRYSSLALSSSKPATSLQFDSSYNHGR; from the exons ATGAGAAGTGAAGAGGTTGTGTTGTCGttctcctttctttttctctggCTGTCGATATGCTTCGAAATATGTTATGGAAGAGATACTCTGAAGGTTAACCAGAAGATAACCCAGGACTCCGAAGGAAACCTTTTTTCATCAAACGCCACATTTGAGCTGGGCTTCTTCTCTCCCGGTGAGGAAAGTGGAGAGAAAAGATACCTGGGGATATGGTATCACGGCTTGGAACCACAAACAGTGGTGTGGGTTGCCAACAGAGATCATCCCGTTGCAGATTCCAGTGGAGTTTTTCGAATTGCGGAGGATGGAAATCTCGTGGTAGAAGATGCATCATCCAAAACCCACTGGTCCTCCAAACTTGAAGCTAACTCGTCCGCCAACAAAACACTGAAGCTCCTAGATTCGGGGAATCTAGTACTAATACAGGATGACTCTGAAACCACATATCTGTGGCAAAGCTTCCAAAACCCAACAGACACGTTTCTTCCCGGCATGAAAATGGATGCGACTTTGTCGTTGACTTCTTGGAGAGACTCCGCTGACCCAGCACCTGGGAACTTCACTTTCAAAATGACTCAAAAGGCTGAGAAACAACGCTTCGTTGTGCAATATCATTCACACATCTACTGGGCACCTTATGAACTTGGCACAGAAGCGGCTTCCCAGAAGGTATTTGATTTGTTGCACAACACCACCTGGAATAGTACAACGTACAAATATTCTAACAAAACAGTCTTCGTATCAAAGCCTTACATGTACAATAAGTCAAGGCTGGTAATGAGTTATAGCGGGGAGATAGTGTTTCTGAAGTGGGACGAGAAACCATTACAATGGAATAAGAAATGGTTTGGACCAGAGGACAAGTGTGACATATATGATTATTGCGGGAGCTTCGGCATATGTAACAGAGATAACCTTCGGTGCAAATGTTTGCCAGGATTCAGTTCTGTTCAAGGTTTGCATTCTGATCGAGAATCGGAGTCCCAAGGATGTGAGAGAAAATCAAAGCCGTGTAACAGTACGAACGAGGACGTGTGGTTCCTGAACTTAACCAATATAAAAGTGGGGAACTCAGACCAAGAAATTTATACTCAAACAGAAGCAGAATGTCAATCCATGTGCATCAACATGTGTCCCGAACCACAGTGCCAGGCATATTCATTTAATACTTCTACGTATGGTGACCGTAGTTCATACTCCTGCTATATCTGGACGGAGCCTTTAACTTCTCTTGTTGAGAACAACCCGCGCGGTCGTGATCTTTCTATCTTGGTTAAGAAATCAGACATAG CACCAACTGCTAAATCCTGTGAACCTTGCGGCACATATGCGATTCCTTATCCCCTGAGCACTGGGCCAAACTGCGGCGACCCCATGTACCACAACTTCAATTGCAACAAATCCTCCGGCATAGTTAGCTTCATGATGCCCGGAGGAAAATCATACCCAGTTACTTGGATTGATGAAGCTACCAGAATTTTTTCCATTCAAACAGGCGAATTCTATGCTTTTAATTCCATTTTCAGCAATCAAAATAGCACTGATTTTCCGTTTACTAGAACCGAGTTCTTTGAAGATACCGAAGTAATAATCACTTGGCTACCTCCGCGAGAACCGCCGTGTACTACGCTTATAGATTGCATGAATTGGCCACATTCGACATGCAGAACAGGGGAAGGTGCAAGTAGGTGCTATTGTGATTCAAACTATAATTGGAATAAAACAATTATGAGCTGCACCCGAG AAGAACCATCAGGAAAAATGGAATTGATTCTTTTAGCTACTCTTTGTTCTCTGGCTGCTATGACATGCATCATAGCATTTGGCATTGtgtggagaaagaaaaaaacccGTAAACTTG ATGGAGCAAGCACCCGAATTCAGGAGAGCTTGTATGAGAGTGAAAGACACGTGAAAGGTTTGATTGGCTTAGGAAGTTTAGAAGAAAAAGACATCGAAGGCATTGAAGTGCCTTTTTACACTTTTGCAAGCATTCTCGCAGCTACCGATAATTTCTCAGATTCTAACAAGCTTGGAAGAGGAGGTTACGGACCTGTTTATAAG GGAACTTTTCCTGGAGGTCAAGAAATAGCTGTGAAGAGACTTTCAAGTGTTTCCACTCAAGGCCTGCAAGAATTCAAGAATGAGGTTATTTTGATTGCCAAACTTCAACATCGGAACCTTGTTAGACTGAGGGGCTACTGCATAAAAGGAGATGAAAAAATTTTACTCTATGAATACATGCCAAATAAGAGCTTGGACTCATTTATATTTG ACCGTAGTCGAACTATACTCTTGGATTGGCCAATGCGGTTTGAGATAATTGTAGGCATTGCACGAGGCATGCTATACCTTCATCAAGACTCTAGATTGAGAGTGATTCATAGAGACCTGAAAACCAGCAACGTTCTCCTTGACGAGGAAATGAATCCAAAGATATCAGACTTTGGTCTTGCCAAAATATTTGGAGGAAAAGAAACCGAAGCAAGTACAGAGAGAGTGATGGGAACCTA CGGATACATGGCTCCAGAGTATGCTTTGGATGGACTTTTTTCAGTGAAATCTGATGTTTTCAGCTTTGGGGTGGTTCTGTTGGAGATTCTTAGCGGAAAAAGGAACACAGGATTCTATGAGTCCAAACAAATTTCCAGCCTTTTGGGTTAT GCATGGAAGTTATGGTCAGAGAAGAAGTTACTTGATTTAATGGATCCTAGCCTTGGTGAAACATGCAACGAAAATCAATTCTTCAAGTGTGCAGTTGTTGGGCTACTATGCATACAAGATGAACCAAGTGATCGACCAACTATGTCAAATGTTTTGTACATGCTTGACACAGAGACAACAAGCATGCCAATTCCCACACAGCCAACATTTTTTATGAACAAGCGTTATTCTAGCTTAGCTTTGTCTTCTAGCAAACCAGCGACAAGTCTGCAATTTGACAGCAGTTATAATCATGGCCGATAA